Sequence from the bacterium genome:
CGGTCGCGCATGGCCTCCGCCGCGGCGCGGTCGCCGTAGTCGCCGATGCGGACTTTATACAAACCCTGGACGTGCTCGACGTAGACGCCGGTGCCGGGATAGGCCGCGCGGACCTGGTCCGCGACGTTATCGGCGTTGTCCTGGTACGAGCTCGCGATGACCTGTACGCGGTAGCCGTCGATTACGCCGCCCGTATAGGGGGCGGCGGCGCTGGCGGCCGTTTCCCCGGCCGCCTTCTCGGCGGTGCCGGGCCCCTTGGTCGAGAACTCGCCGCCCGCGGCGAACTCGTCTATCTCCTCGCCGACATCCTTATCCGCGGGGACGATCTCGCCCACGACGACGGACCCTTCGACGACGTTCTCTTCCTCGCCGCCGCCGTAGTAGGCCGGGCCGCCGCCGGTACGCCGGCACCCGGCCGCGAAAGCGACGGTAAATATCAAAACGATAATTCCTAGCCATTTATACATCGCAGGTACCTCCCGCGTAATCCGCGCATTCTACGTTTCGACTCTTTACCGGAGCCCAACGTTTAACGCGGTAATTATACTAAATTTCTCGGGCGGCCGCAACCGCCTCGAGGCTCGGTTTTTAATCGCGGGCGGCCCGGGGCAACGTCTCCGCCAACATCCGCTCGTATAGAATACTCGTCTGGTTGGAGAGGAGGTCCAACAGCTCGTCGTAGACGAGGGGCTCGGCGGCCTCGCCGTTGTCACAATAGATCATCGCGAGCGTTTGGCCGCCGGACAACAGCGGAACCACCACCGCCTCGCCGTTCTTGGGCTCGCCTATCTGTTCGAAAAAGCGCCGGTGGACCGTTTGACCCTGGTCCGGCCTGCCGCGATACGTCGTCTTCCGTTCCGCAACCGTCCGGAATACGGAAGGTTCGTCGAGGGAGACCTCGACGTTTTTGGCCATAATCCCGAGCGGCGTACCGTCGGCGGCGTCGCCGAAGCCGCCGATCCCGCCGGCCACCCCTTCCCGTACGACGAACAACAACGCGCGCTCGTAATTTTCCGAGATGAGGTTTAGGAGGTCGAGCGAGACCATAAACGTGAAGCTCGACTTCTGGGCTTCGCGGACGAACCGCTTGAGCTTCAACAGGTAAGCCTCGAGGGAGCTGATCCGTTCCCGCCACTTTTTCTTCACGTAGACGTTCTCGTAGTTGCGTAACGCCTCGACGACGACGGTCCAAAGTTCGCGGATAAAGTTCTTTACTTCGGGCCCCGGCGGCATCTCCCTTAAAAGGGGCTTCGGCGGCACGCCGACGAGGGCGCGGGCGTGGCGCTCGAGGAGGGCGATACGCAGGGGGTGCTCCGCTCGCGACGA
This genomic interval carries:
- a CDS encoding SPOR domain-containing protein, encoding MYKWLGIIVLIFTVAFAAGCRRTGGGPAYYGGGEEENVVEGSVVVGEIVPADKDVGEEIDEFAAGGEFSTKGPGTAEKAAGETAASAAAPYTGGVIDGYRVQVIASSYQDNADNVADQVRAAYPGTGVYVEHVQGLYKVRIGDYGDRAAAEAMRDR